TGTTTAGGAAGGGGGACTGGGCGCTGTTGGTGGAGGAGCGGGGGGGCTACAAAACTGTGGCTAGAGTGGGCGGCGGGAGGATCCAGACTATCAGAGGCTTTATAGACACCGATAAGCTCGTAGGAGCGCCCCACGGCTCCGAAATCACAACCTCGCTGGGCGTCAAGTTTAGAGCCCTTTCGGCTACTATTTTCGACGTAATTGAGAATAAGTTCGAGCTGAGAGCCCAAGCCATATACCCCAAAGACGCTGTTTACATCATAAAGGCAATAGGCCTAGGTCCGGGTTTTAGAGTGGCTGAGGCCGGCACCGGCTCGGGCTTCCTGACTGCCGTGCTGGCTTGGTACGTAAGGCCTTGGGGGGTTGTGTACAGTTTCGACAACAGAATAGAGCATATGAAAGTCGCTGTGCGCAATCTCGGAAGGATCGACCTACTGAACTACGTCGATTTACAGGTGAGGGACGTGGTAAGGACAGGCTTCGGCTCTATACGGGTAGACGCCGTCGTACTCGATATGGGAGATCCGTGGAACGCGCTGGACCGCGTCTCAGAAGCTCTAAAACCCGGCGGGGTTGTCGTGATCTTCGCCACGACTGTGGAGCACATGGCTAAGAGCGTCGAGGCCTTAAGAAAGAGGAACTATGTCAATATATCCATAGAGGAGGTGCTGGTCAGGCGCTGGAAGAGCGTACCTGGCGAGCTGAGGCCAGAAACCTTCGATGTCACGCACACCGGCTGGATCATATCTGCGAGGTTGGTTTAAGTTGTGAAGTAGGACGTCGACGCAGAACCTTGGCGGCATTATTCTCCAACCTATCTAGGCTCTGTTGAGCTACTTCGGCATTTTCGGCATCTCGTGGCGGGTGGTTAGGGCGGCGCCCGCCCTCCCGGATCTGTGATTAGTATCGTGTCTAAGGTGAAACTTTTTATTGCCGTTGTTAGAGGTCGCTATGGAGCTTGTCAGAGGCGCGAGGCCTCATGGCCGTGATAAGCTGAGGAGCAACTTGATTGAGTGGTTTCACTGGCTCTTGAGAGAGGCGGAGATGTACGACGTGAGGTACCCCGTGAAGGGGGCATACGTCTGGCGTCCATATGGCATGAAGCTGAGGCGGAACGTCGAGAACTTAATACGACAGCTACACGACGAGGCGGGTCACCAGGAGGTTTTAT
The sequence above is drawn from the Pyrobaculum ferrireducens genome and encodes:
- a CDS encoding tRNA (adenine-N1)-methyltransferase, with the protein product MFRKGDWALLVEERGGYKTVARVGGGRIQTIRGFIDTDKLVGAPHGSEITTSLGVKFRALSATIFDVIENKFELRAQAIYPKDAVYIIKAIGLGPGFRVAEAGTGSGFLTAVLAWYVRPWGVVYSFDNRIEHMKVAVRNLGRIDLLNYVDLQVRDVVRTGFGSIRVDAVVLDMGDPWNALDRVSEALKPGGVVVIFATTVEHMAKSVEALRKRNYVNISIEEVLVRRWKSVPGELRPETFDVTHTGWIISARLV